From a region of the Mytilus galloprovincialis chromosome 3, xbMytGall1.hap1.1, whole genome shotgun sequence genome:
- the LOC143069093 gene encoding uncharacterized protein LOC143069093 — protein sequence MMPPSNVLEPIPCVCIGEGNLLLCCLQNLTELRFNVITVFTNTPAVRKYCEDGNICHWERGTNMEDVLKDTEFDYLFSISNPRIIKENVLRLPRVMSINYHDSPLPAYAGVHSTSWAIMNGELKHGISWHVVEIGIDTGDILQFKEVTVADNDSALTLNLKCQEAAKQAFSNLLSDIRNDTVERQIQPQVGRSYFGLYAIPPNAGVLSFDSKSQEIYNLARSLEFGNHNNALASPKIVTASGEFLLVTNVEPARGDIYKSGDPGCILDIVDDTLVVSTADKPLFVSFAYLDGTHPLQNTYKDHSLYTGAKLTTVNLNTDALVDIKKKEQFWKNKMAAYEPTTFFRQRMNVVAGIIDVSTEINVKTAVMQLPNIPLPVAFEDVNDYLSAAFLAFMARICCLKTICVGILADKDKISEAALPLYSDICPGLFKINIRDELSSILHSCHESLQKHHSSHSFLMDMFYRYPELRGRKQVPHHNIVLGSLIKKSSEREFIEKVLHDCNILLLFENFGTEMHLLYNERPSQDFEHIKDVLKHFPTFLKSMVEIGNYAKLSEVSMVSTEELRKLYPMYTHPEIIAESPFTAFEKQCRAAPNNVALTSTQCSMTYKQCYNEVKRLAKLISDCDRSTQFGNKIVALHLPNSLSYVISVMAAVHADKAFLPLPLDYPPERLGFTMKDADVNILIMTTETYERSDFTKIRNIETKVGTVGDEDIVIVEFKPEEKSVQRNQREPKRKSSSVPLDKDICYIMYTSGSTGRPKGVQVTKTGVLNLSRAQIELWSLNENDIIAQFASIGFDATISEIFTALFSGATLAILRENERLGQEFVVSMNKLKVNTITLPPSALNVYKPLDLPNLEKVITAGEPCTLNTAVKWTSSGRDIQFFNAYGPTETTVCATNYKFNKGLGHEDVNRDIPIGKGIPGACVYLFDEFLQPVPPDVVGEIYVGGLGLSKGYIGHASHHNTDKFIRNPLSDDVLLYKTGDHAFQDPDGTLTYIGRLDDMVKIRGQRVDLSEIEQVLIQHPKIDIAVVVVHRCQKLKEMSIAAYVSPTFVYTSELKEYLTKVLPKYMIPTYIKKLEVIDYPMTLNGKIDRKLLEKDESVHEQQQYVGSSHLNETQLAISKLWCNLLKFEESFAYTLHRQSSFTELGGNSLQLVLLQRILEEKLSVKLSFTDLGTADTVEEFAEVIKRKKDVLRKSSQCPTKDKHDLRDLILKDSQIAFDDRTRVGKKGTVQFQYFSPCTAKCNFKYPRNILISGVTGFLGAYLLSQLLEQTNAHICCMVRETTEARGLGRIIENLRRYNLWKFSYSTRVAVVISDLSQEKLGIAPDIYNALCNAIDVVFMNAAMMNFNTNYEDHRIANVDSTKEFVKFAMTGVQKYIFQTSSLSVFLFPSEPKTGEPQHRMCYESEFFDDPCTVEGGYGQSKWASEKIVMEAIDHLPGGAIFRPARISGCSVTGSGPKNDLFASTLIGMRKFGYYPDMDFPFDLTPVDFCAKAMVEIAVRICNESNGFPKAYHLFNSKTFPFRDIFKGMDLKPLPLNDWREKLKTAPEEYKELIPLTPFFMSQFWDRAAHWPFFDTSNTDKMISKETKDLMLHSTELLEVYKRFFGIS from the coding sequence ATGATGCCACCTTCCAATGTATTAGAGCCAATTCCTTGTGTTTGCATTGGGGAAGGAAATCTCCTGCTCTGTTGTCTGCAAAACCTTACTGAACTAAGATTCAACGTTATCACCGTATTTACAAATACTCCAGCCGTTCGGAAATACTGCGAAGATGGAAACATTTGTCACTGGGAGAGAGGAACTAACATGGAAGATGTTTTAAAGGACACAGAATTTGATTATTTATTCAGTATTTCAAATCCAcgtataataaaagaaaatgttctCAGGCTGCCACGTGTGATGTCAATCAATTACCACGATTCCCCACTTCCGGCGTATGCTGGTGTCCACTCTACAAGCTGGGCTATTATGAACGGTGAATTGAAACATGGAATCAGTTGGCACGTGGTTGAAATAGGAATAGATACGGGCGATATTCTACAGTTTAAGGAGGTAACTGTTGCTGACAACGATTCAGCTTTGACTCTTAACCTTAAATGCCAGGAAGCTGCtaaacaggcattttcaaatctGCTCTCAGATATAAGAAATGATACCGTCGAACGACAGATACAACCACAAGTAGGGCGATCATATTTTGGTCTGTATGCTATTCCTCCAAACGCAGGAGTCCTATCATTTGACTCTAAGTCACAAGAAATATACAATCTAGCAAGATCACTTGAATTTGGTAACCATAACAACGCACTTGCTAGTCCAAAAATTGTTACAGCATCAGGGGAATTTCTTTTAGTTACGAATGTTGAACCAGCTCGTGGAGACATCTATAAATCTGGAGATCCTGGGTGTATTTTAGATATTGTTGACGATACTCTAGTCGTTAGCACAGCTGACAAACCCCTTTTCGTTTCATTTGCATATTTAGATGGCACCCATCCACTTCAAAACACTTACAAAGACCACAGTCTATATACAGGAGCAAAATTGACAACTGTCAATTTAAATACTGATGCACTGGTAGACATAAAGAAGAAAGAACAGTTTTGGAAGAATAAAATGGCTGCTTATGAACCTACAACTTTTTTCCGTCAACGTATGAATGTAGTTGCCGGTATCATAGATGTATCAACTGAAATCAACGTCAAAACAGCTGTTATGCAATTACCCAACATCCCACTACCAGTTGCTTTTGAGGATGTTAACGATTACCTCTCAGCTGCTTTTCTGGCATTTATGGCCCGTATATGTTGCCTCAAAACTATATGTGTAGGTATTTTAGCAGATAAGGATAAAATTTCAGAGGCAGCTCTTCCTCTGTATTCCGACATCTGTCCTGGTTTATTCAAAATCAACATCCGTGACGAGTTGTCCTCTATTTTGCACTCTTGTCATGAATCACTACAGAAACACCACTCGTCACACTCGTTCTTGATGGACATGTTCTATCGATATCCGGAATTGAGAGGCCGAAAACAAGTTCCGCATCATAATATTGTACTTGGAAGTCTGATTAAGAAATCATCAGAGCGGGAATTTATAGAAAAAGTTCTGCATGACTGCAACATCCTGCTTCTATTTGAAAATTTTGGAACTGAGATGCATTTGCTTTATAATGAAAGACCTTCACAAGACTTTGAACACATTAAAGACGTTTTGAAGCATTTCCctacatttttaaaatctatgGTTGAAATTGGAAATTATGCCAAACTGTCAGAAGTATCCATGGTTTCAACAGAAGAGTTGCGAAAGCTTTATCCAATGTATACTCATCCGGAGATCATTGCAGAATCACCCTTTACAGCTTTTGAAAAACAGTGCAGGGCTGCACCAAATAACGTTGCATTAACATCTACGCAATGCAGCATGACCTACAAACAATGTTACAACGAGGTAAAGAGGTTAGCTAAACTCATAAGTGATTGTGACCGTTCTACTCAGTTCGGGAACAAAATTGTGGCATTGCACCTACCAAACTCTTTGTCTTACGTCATATCAGTCATGGCCGCCGTTCACGCAGACAAAGCGTTTCTACCATTGCCTTTAGACTACCCACCTGAACGATTGGGTTTTACCATGAAAGATGCAGATGTTAACATTCTTATTATGACAACCGAAACATATGAAAGATCCGACTTCACAAAAATCAGAAACATTGAAACAAAAGTTGGTACTGTTGGCGATGAAGACATAGTCATAGTAGAATTCAAGCCAGAAGAAAAATCCGTTCAAAGAAACCAACGTGAACCTAAGAGAAAATCGTCTTCTGTACCGTTGGATAAAGATATTTGTTACATTATGTATACATCAGGATCCACTGGCCGACCAAAGggtgtacaagttacaaaaacaGGAGTTCTCAATCTTTCAAGGGCACAAATAGAACTGTGGAGTCTAAATGAAAACGATATCATAGCCCAGTTTGCATCGATAGGATTCGATGCTACTATATCGGAAATATTTACAGCATTGTTTTCCGGTGCAACTTTAGCAATACTACGAGAGAATGAACGATTAGGTCAAGAATTTGTCGTTTCCATGAACAAACTGAAAGTCAATACCATTACTTTACCACCATCAGCTCTTAATGTTTATAAACCATTAGACCTCCCGAATTTGGAAAAAGTCATAACAGCTGGAGAGCCTTGTACTTTAAATACTGCAGTCAAGTGGACGTCATCTGGTAGAGATATACAATTCTTCAATGCATATGGTCCAACCGAAACAACAGTTTGTGCAACAAACTACAAATTCAACAAAGGACTTGGACATGAAGATGTCAACAGAGACATTCCAATAGGAAAGGGGATTCCTGGCGCATGCGTGTATTTATTTGACGAATTTCTACAACCTGTCCCACCTGATGTTGTTGGAGAAATATACGTTGGTGGTTTAGGCTTATCAAAAGGATATATAGGACATGCAAGTCATCACAACACAGATAAATTTATCAGGAATCCATTATCAGATGATGTACTTCTTTACAAAACCGGAGATCACGCCTTTCAGGATCCTGACGGCACATTAACATATATAGGTCGCCTAGATGATATGGTGAAAATTCGAGGCCAGAGAGTGGACCTCAGTGAAATAGAACAGGTTCTTATTCAACATCCTAAAATAGATATTGCAGTTGTTGTAGTCCATAGATGTCAAAAACTCAAAGAAATGAGCATTGCGGCTTATGTTTCTCCAACGTTTGTTTACACGTCAGAACTAAAAGAGTATCTTACAAAAGTCCTGCCAAAATATATGATTCCAACGTATATTAAAAAGTTAGAGGTAATAGATTATCCAATGACGCTAAACGGAAAAATTGACAGAAAGCTCTTAGAAAAGGACGAGTCCGTGCATGAACAACAGCAGTATGTTGGATCAAGCCACTTAAATGAAACACAGCTTGCTATTTCTAAGCTTTGGTGCAACCTTCTGAAATTCGAAGAGTCGTTTGCTTACACTCTTCATCGACAAAGTTCGTTCACAGAACTCGGTGGCAACTCTCTTCAACTGGTTCTTCTGCAAAGGATACTAGAAGAAAAACTCAGCGTAAAATTATCATTCACCGATCTAGGTACTGCCGATACAGTTGAGGAGTTTGCAGAAGTTATAAAACGCAAAAAAGATGTTCTGAGAAAGTCGTCACAGTGTCCCACTAAAGATAAACACGACCTGAGGGATTTGATTTTAAAAGATTCCCAGATAGCTTTTGATGATCGAACACGTGTTGGTAAAAAAGGAACCGTCCAATTTCAGTATTTTTCTCCGTGTACAGCTAAATGTAATTTCAAATATCCAAGGAACATACTTATATCTGGCGTTACTGGCTTTCTCGGAGCTTACTTACTGTCACAGCTCCTGGAGCAGACAAATGCACATATATGCTGCATGGTTAGAGAAACGACAGAAGCTCGAGGTCTTGGAAGGATCATAGAAAATCTGCGGCGATACAATTTATGGAAATTCAGTTACTCTACAAGAGTGGCAGTAGTTATATCTGATCTTTCCCAAGAGAAGCTTGGAATTGCACCTGATATATACAACGCTCTTTGTAATGCTATTGATGTGGTATTCATGAATGCTGCAATGATGAATTTCAATACTAATTACGAAGATCACAGAATTGCGAATGTCGACAGCACCAAAGAATTTGTTAAATTTGCCATGACAggagttcaaaaatatatatttcagactTCTTCACTAAGCGTATTTCTGTTTCCATCGGAACCAAAAACTGGAGAACCACAACATCGCATGTGCTATGAGTCTGAATTTTTCGACGACCCTTGTACTGTTGAAGGTGGCTATGGTCAAAGTAAATGGGCTAGCGAAAAAATTGTAATGGAAGCAATAGATCATCTACCTGGCGGAGCAATATTTAGACCGGCAAGAATATCCGGATGTTCCGTTACTGGATCCGGACCCAAGAACGATCTTTTTGCGTCTACTTTGATTGGCATGAGAAAGTTTGGTTATTATCCCGACATGGATTTTCCATTTGACCTTACACCGGTCGACTTTTGTGCGAAAGCAATGGTAGAAATTGCCGTCCGAATTTGCAACGAAAGTAATGGATTTCCCAAAGCCTACCATTTGTTTAACTCCAAAACATTCCCTTTTCGTGACATTTTCAAAGGCATGGACTTAAAACCGTTGCCTCTAAATGACTGGAGAGAGAAACTGAAAACAGCTCCAGAAGAATACAAAGAACTTATTCCTCTTACACCATTTTTTATGTCCCAGTTTTGGGACAGAGCAGCTCATTGGCCGTTCTTTGATACATCAAACACCGACAAAATGATTTCCAAAGAAACAAAGGACTTGATGTTACATAGTACTGAACTGTTAGAAGTTTATAAACGCTTTTTTGGAATATCGTAA
- the LOC143069095 gene encoding cytochrome P450 4Z1-like isoform X1: protein MADNHQIVSFCCIFFLKLICYIINVIPWLSNGSIPNPSWIIQYLLQKTFKDDKLKKLEFLTQLYHKQGLFRFDSKIYIFNQKLAQTAINKLEKGAENYLDNSPLKDTFLGSSQKSPETRRAIASLFRKTSIEERASSMTEDIKKMCLKMKQQSLRSVNITHWSLRLALDIVGHVLLQLDLNALDGEQDELLECIVTILHKCYALNEISTDSDEFKQANEGLDRITSNILKDALEKDDTTIQKRLVVQLHEACGFEEAKDNMKLFLMAGTETTASSIPVVFSLLTDYPNIQEELRDEAIDRWSEIMAEPTTSLPKIESLIKEVLRLYPIAPFISRQNNVPVNLGNIHLDEHSDVVIFTWGIHRSPYLWKDSKVFKPFRFLGEESLQSNMYIPFGAGSRVCIGQHMAVLELRLAIAILLHTFTFSKNQSTPDLKFVVDWAHAVVHPDKDMMFTLQNV, encoded by the exons ATGGCTGATAACCACCAGATAGTGTCTTTCTGTTGTATATTCTTTTTAAAACTGATttgttatatcataaatgtg attccatGGTTAAGTAATGGTTCCATTCCAAATCCGTCCTGGATTATACAGTATCTGTTACAAAAAACGTTTAAAGATGACAAGTTGAAAAAGTTAGAATTTCTAACACAACTTTACCACAAGCAAGGTTTATTTCGTTTTGACAGTAAAATCTATATTTTCAACCAGAAGCTAGCACAAACAGCTATCAACAAGTTGGAAAAAGGAGCAGAAAATTACCTAGACAACTCTCCACTTAAAGATACATTTTTAGGTTCATCTCAGAAAAGTCCCGAAACAAGACGTGCTATCGCATCCTTGTTCAGAAAGACATCTATAGAAGAAAGGGCATCATCGATGACAGAAGATATTAAAAAGATGTGTTTAAAAATGAAGCAGCAATCACTTAGATCTGTAAATATAACTCATTGGTCGTTACGTCTAGCTTTAGACATTGTCGGCCACGTGCTTTTGCAGTTAGATCTGAATGCATTGGACGGCGAACAAGATGAATTATTAGAGTGTATAGTGACAATTCTTCATAAATGTTACGCTCTAAATGAAATTTCAACAGACTCTGACGAATTTAAGCAAGCAAACGAGGGCCTTGATCGGATCACTTCAAATATACTTAAAGATGCTCTAGAAAAAGACGATACTACAATACAGAAACGGCTGGTTGTTCAATTGCACGAGGCCTGTGGATTTGAAGAA GCTAAGGACAATATGAAGCTATTTTTGATGGCTGGAACAGAAACAACAGCTTCATCTATTCCCGTGGTGTTCTCATTGCTAACTGATTATCCTAACATTCAG GAAGAACTAAGAGATGAAGCAATAGATCGATGGTCGGAAATTATGGCGGAACCTACCACGTCTTTACCAAAAATAGAAAGCCTGATCAAAGAGGTCCTACGACTTTATCCAATAGCACCTTTCATTAGCAGACAAAACAATGTTCCTGTAAATCTGGGCAACATACACTTAGATGAACAT AGTGATGTCGTTATTTTCACCTGGGGAATTCACAGATCTCCGTACCTGTGGAAAGATTCAAAAGTTTTTAAACCATTCCGCTTTCTTGGAGAGGAATCCTTGCAATCCAACATGTATATaccatttggagcaggatctcgAGTGTGTATCGGACAACATATGGCTGTACTGGAACTGCGATTAGCTATTGCAATCTTACTTCATACATTTACATTTTCAAAGAACCAATCCACTCCAGACTTAAAGTTTGTTGTTGACTGGGCCCATGCTGTTGTGCACCCAGATAAAGATATGATGTTTACATTACAGAATGTTTAA
- the LOC143069095 gene encoding cytochrome P450 4Z1-like isoform X2, translating to MGIKETTMFTIPWLSNGSIPNPSWIIQYLLQKTFKDDKLKKLEFLTQLYHKQGLFRFDSKIYIFNQKLAQTAINKLEKGAENYLDNSPLKDTFLGSSQKSPETRRAIASLFRKTSIEERASSMTEDIKKMCLKMKQQSLRSVNITHWSLRLALDIVGHVLLQLDLNALDGEQDELLECIVTILHKCYALNEISTDSDEFKQANEGLDRITSNILKDALEKDDTTIQKRLVVQLHEACGFEEAKDNMKLFLMAGTETTASSIPVVFSLLTDYPNIQEELRDEAIDRWSEIMAEPTTSLPKIESLIKEVLRLYPIAPFISRQNNVPVNLGNIHLDEHSDVVIFTWGIHRSPYLWKDSKVFKPFRFLGEESLQSNMYIPFGAGSRVCIGQHMAVLELRLAIAILLHTFTFSKNQSTPDLKFVVDWAHAVVHPDKDMMFTLQNV from the exons ATGGGAATAAAAGAAACCACTATGTTTACG attccatGGTTAAGTAATGGTTCCATTCCAAATCCGTCCTGGATTATACAGTATCTGTTACAAAAAACGTTTAAAGATGACAAGTTGAAAAAGTTAGAATTTCTAACACAACTTTACCACAAGCAAGGTTTATTTCGTTTTGACAGTAAAATCTATATTTTCAACCAGAAGCTAGCACAAACAGCTATCAACAAGTTGGAAAAAGGAGCAGAAAATTACCTAGACAACTCTCCACTTAAAGATACATTTTTAGGTTCATCTCAGAAAAGTCCCGAAACAAGACGTGCTATCGCATCCTTGTTCAGAAAGACATCTATAGAAGAAAGGGCATCATCGATGACAGAAGATATTAAAAAGATGTGTTTAAAAATGAAGCAGCAATCACTTAGATCTGTAAATATAACTCATTGGTCGTTACGTCTAGCTTTAGACATTGTCGGCCACGTGCTTTTGCAGTTAGATCTGAATGCATTGGACGGCGAACAAGATGAATTATTAGAGTGTATAGTGACAATTCTTCATAAATGTTACGCTCTAAATGAAATTTCAACAGACTCTGACGAATTTAAGCAAGCAAACGAGGGCCTTGATCGGATCACTTCAAATATACTTAAAGATGCTCTAGAAAAAGACGATACTACAATACAGAAACGGCTGGTTGTTCAATTGCACGAGGCCTGTGGATTTGAAGAA GCTAAGGACAATATGAAGCTATTTTTGATGGCTGGAACAGAAACAACAGCTTCATCTATTCCCGTGGTGTTCTCATTGCTAACTGATTATCCTAACATTCAG GAAGAACTAAGAGATGAAGCAATAGATCGATGGTCGGAAATTATGGCGGAACCTACCACGTCTTTACCAAAAATAGAAAGCCTGATCAAAGAGGTCCTACGACTTTATCCAATAGCACCTTTCATTAGCAGACAAAACAATGTTCCTGTAAATCTGGGCAACATACACTTAGATGAACAT AGTGATGTCGTTATTTTCACCTGGGGAATTCACAGATCTCCGTACCTGTGGAAAGATTCAAAAGTTTTTAAACCATTCCGCTTTCTTGGAGAGGAATCCTTGCAATCCAACATGTATATaccatttggagcaggatctcgAGTGTGTATCGGACAACATATGGCTGTACTGGAACTGCGATTAGCTATTGCAATCTTACTTCATACATTTACATTTTCAAAGAACCAATCCACTCCAGACTTAAAGTTTGTTGTTGACTGGGCCCATGCTGTTGTGCACCCAGATAAAGATATGATGTTTACATTACAGAATGTTTAA